In Tenrec ecaudatus isolate mTenEca1 chromosome 5, mTenEca1.hap1, whole genome shotgun sequence, the following are encoded in one genomic region:
- the PUF60 gene encoding poly(U)-binding-splicing factor PUF60 isoform X3 yields MATATIALVNGQPGGGSEPAAAAVVAAGDKWKPPQGPDAIKLENGQSTAAKLGLPPLTPEQQEALQKAKKYAMEQSIKSVLVKQTIAHQQQQLTNLQMAAQRQRALAIMCRVYVGSIYYELGEDTIRQAFAPFGPIKSIDMSWDSVTMKHKGFAFVEYEVPEAAQLALEQMNSVMLGGRNIKVGRPSNIGQAQPIIDQLAEEARAFNRIYVASVHQDLSDDDIKSVFEAFGKIKSCTLARDPTTGKHKGYGFIEYEKAQSSQDAVSSMNLFDLGGQYLRVGKAVTPPMPLLTPATPGGLPPAAAVAAAAATAKITAQEAVAGAAVLGTLATPGLVSPALTLAQPLGALPQAVMAAQAPGVITGVTPARPPIPVTIPSVGVVNPILASPPALGLLEPKKEKEEEELFPESERPEMLSEQEHMSISGSSARHMVMQKLLRKQESTVMVLRNMVDPKDIDDDLEGEVTEECGKFGAVNRVIIYQEKQGEEEDAEIIVKIFVEFSMAAETHKAIQALNGRWFAGRKVVAEVYDQERFDNSDLSA; encoded by the exons ATGGCGACGGCGACCATAGCTCTC GTCAACGGCCAGCCCGGAGGGGGGTCGGAGCCAGCGGCAGCGGCAGTGGTGGCAGCTGGAGACAAGTGGAAGCCTCCACAG GGCCCTGATGCCATCAAGCTAGAGAATGGGCAGAGCACAGCCGCAAAGCTGGGGCTGCCCCCCCTGACGCCTGAGCAGCAGGAGGCCCtccagaag GCCAAGAAGTATGCCATGGAGCAGAGCATCAAGAGTGTTCTGGTCAAGCAGACCATCGCCCACCAGCAACAGCAGCTCACCAACCTACAG ATGGCGGCGCAGCGACAGCGGGCCCTGGCCATCATGTGCCGTGTCTACGTGGGCTCCATCTACTATGAACTGGGAGAGGACACCATCCGCCAGGCCTTTGCACCCTTTGGCCCCATCAAGAGCATCGACATGTCCTGGGACTCCGTCACCATGAAGCACAAG GGCTTTGCATTTGTGGAGTACGAGGTCCCTGAAGCTGCGCAGCTGGCCCTTGAACAGATGAACTCAGTCATGTTGGGTGGCAGGAACATCAAG GTGGGCAGGCCCAGCAACATTGGGCAGGCCCAGCCCATCATCGACCAGCTGGCTGAGGAGGCACGGGCCTTCAACCGGATCTACGTGGCCTCTGTGCACCAGGACCTCTCGGACGACGATATTAAGAGTGTGTTTGAGGCCTTTGGCAAGATCAAATCATGCACACTGGCCCGTGACCCCACCACCGGCAAGCACAAGGGCTACGGCTTCATCG AGTACGAGAAGGCCCAGTCCTCCCAGGACGCTGTCTCATCTATGAACCTCTTTGACTTGGGGGGCCAGTACTTGCGGGTGGGCAAGGCTGTCACCCCCCCAATGCCCCTGCTCACGCCAGCCACACCAGGAGGCCTcccacctgctgctgctgtggcagCCGCAGCGGCCACAGCCAAGATTACTGCGCAG GAAGCAGTGGCTGGAGCCGCAGTGCTGGGCACACTGGCCACACCAGGATTAGTGTCACCTGCTCTGACGTTGGCCCAGCCCCTGGGTGCTCTGCCTCAGGCCGTCATGGCTGCCCAGGCCCCTGGTGTCATCACAG GTGTGACCCCAGCCCGTCCCCCCATCCCGGTCACCATCCCCTCTGTGGGGGTGGTGAACCCCATCCTGGCCAGTCCCCCTGCGCTGGGTCTCCTGGAGCccaagaaggaaaaggaggaggaggagctctTCCCCGAGTCGGAGCGGCCCGAGATGCTGAGCGAGCAGGAGCACATGAGCATCTCCGGCAGCAGCGCCCGCCATATGGTCATGCAGAAGCTGCTCCGCAAGCAGGAG TCCACCGTGATGGTTCTTCGCAACATGGTGGACCCCAAGGACATTGACGACGACCTGGAGGGGGAGGTCACGGAAGAGTGTGGCAAGTTCGGGGCTGTCAACCGCGTCATCATCTACCAAGAGAAGCAGGGCGAGGAGGAGGATGCAGAGATCATCGTTAAGATCTTCGTGGAGTTCTCTATGGCCGCCGAAACCCACAAGGCCATCCAGGCCCTCAACGGGCGCTGGTTCGCTGGCCGCAAGGTGGTGGCTGAAGTGTACGACCAAGAGCGTTTTGATAACAGTGACCTCTCGGCGTGA
- the PUF60 gene encoding poly(U)-binding-splicing factor PUF60 isoform X1 has protein sequence MATATIALQVNGQPGGGSEPAAAAVVAAGDKWKPPQGPDAIKLENGQSTAAKLGLPPLTPEQQEALQKAKKYAMEQSIKSVLVKQTIAHQQQQLTNLQMAAVTMGFGDPLSPLQSMAAQRQRALAIMCRVYVGSIYYELGEDTIRQAFAPFGPIKSIDMSWDSVTMKHKGFAFVEYEVPEAAQLALEQMNSVMLGGRNIKVGRPSNIGQAQPIIDQLAEEARAFNRIYVASVHQDLSDDDIKSVFEAFGKIKSCTLARDPTTGKHKGYGFIEYEKAQSSQDAVSSMNLFDLGGQYLRVGKAVTPPMPLLTPATPGGLPPAAAVAAAAATAKITAQEAVAGAAVLGTLATPGLVSPALTLAQPLGALPQAVMAAQAPGVITGVTPARPPIPVTIPSVGVVNPILASPPALGLLEPKKEKEEEELFPESERPEMLSEQEHMSISGSSARHMVMQKLLRKQESTVMVLRNMVDPKDIDDDLEGEVTEECGKFGAVNRVIIYQEKQGEEEDAEIIVKIFVEFSMAAETHKAIQALNGRWFAGRKVVAEVYDQERFDNSDLSA, from the exons ATGGCGACGGCGACCATAGCTCTC CAGGTCAACGGCCAGCCCGGAGGGGGGTCGGAGCCAGCGGCAGCGGCAGTGGTGGCAGCTGGAGACAAGTGGAAGCCTCCACAG GGCCCTGATGCCATCAAGCTAGAGAATGGGCAGAGCACAGCCGCAAAGCTGGGGCTGCCCCCCCTGACGCCTGAGCAGCAGGAGGCCCtccagaag GCCAAGAAGTATGCCATGGAGCAGAGCATCAAGAGTGTTCTGGTCAAGCAGACCATCGCCCACCAGCAACAGCAGCTCACCAACCTACAG atggcagcagtgACAATGGGCTTTGGAGATCCTCTCTCGCCTTTGCAATCG ATGGCGGCGCAGCGACAGCGGGCCCTGGCCATCATGTGCCGTGTCTACGTGGGCTCCATCTACTATGAACTGGGAGAGGACACCATCCGCCAGGCCTTTGCACCCTTTGGCCCCATCAAGAGCATCGACATGTCCTGGGACTCCGTCACCATGAAGCACAAG GGCTTTGCATTTGTGGAGTACGAGGTCCCTGAAGCTGCGCAGCTGGCCCTTGAACAGATGAACTCAGTCATGTTGGGTGGCAGGAACATCAAG GTGGGCAGGCCCAGCAACATTGGGCAGGCCCAGCCCATCATCGACCAGCTGGCTGAGGAGGCACGGGCCTTCAACCGGATCTACGTGGCCTCTGTGCACCAGGACCTCTCGGACGACGATATTAAGAGTGTGTTTGAGGCCTTTGGCAAGATCAAATCATGCACACTGGCCCGTGACCCCACCACCGGCAAGCACAAGGGCTACGGCTTCATCG AGTACGAGAAGGCCCAGTCCTCCCAGGACGCTGTCTCATCTATGAACCTCTTTGACTTGGGGGGCCAGTACTTGCGGGTGGGCAAGGCTGTCACCCCCCCAATGCCCCTGCTCACGCCAGCCACACCAGGAGGCCTcccacctgctgctgctgtggcagCCGCAGCGGCCACAGCCAAGATTACTGCGCAG GAAGCAGTGGCTGGAGCCGCAGTGCTGGGCACACTGGCCACACCAGGATTAGTGTCACCTGCTCTGACGTTGGCCCAGCCCCTGGGTGCTCTGCCTCAGGCCGTCATGGCTGCCCAGGCCCCTGGTGTCATCACAG GTGTGACCCCAGCCCGTCCCCCCATCCCGGTCACCATCCCCTCTGTGGGGGTGGTGAACCCCATCCTGGCCAGTCCCCCTGCGCTGGGTCTCCTGGAGCccaagaaggaaaaggaggaggaggagctctTCCCCGAGTCGGAGCGGCCCGAGATGCTGAGCGAGCAGGAGCACATGAGCATCTCCGGCAGCAGCGCCCGCCATATGGTCATGCAGAAGCTGCTCCGCAAGCAGGAG TCCACCGTGATGGTTCTTCGCAACATGGTGGACCCCAAGGACATTGACGACGACCTGGAGGGGGAGGTCACGGAAGAGTGTGGCAAGTTCGGGGCTGTCAACCGCGTCATCATCTACCAAGAGAAGCAGGGCGAGGAGGAGGATGCAGAGATCATCGTTAAGATCTTCGTGGAGTTCTCTATGGCCGCCGAAACCCACAAGGCCATCCAGGCCCTCAACGGGCGCTGGTTCGCTGGCCGCAAGGTGGTGGCTGAAGTGTACGACCAAGAGCGTTTTGATAACAGTGACCTCTCGGCGTGA
- the PUF60 gene encoding poly(U)-binding-splicing factor PUF60 isoform X4, translated as MATATIALGPDAIKLENGQSTAAKLGLPPLTPEQQEALQKAKKYAMEQSIKSVLVKQTIAHQQQQLTNLQMAAVTMGFGDPLSPLQSMAAQRQRALAIMCRVYVGSIYYELGEDTIRQAFAPFGPIKSIDMSWDSVTMKHKGFAFVEYEVPEAAQLALEQMNSVMLGGRNIKVGRPSNIGQAQPIIDQLAEEARAFNRIYVASVHQDLSDDDIKSVFEAFGKIKSCTLARDPTTGKHKGYGFIEYEKAQSSQDAVSSMNLFDLGGQYLRVGKAVTPPMPLLTPATPGGLPPAAAVAAAAATAKITAQEAVAGAAVLGTLATPGLVSPALTLAQPLGALPQAVMAAQAPGVITGVTPARPPIPVTIPSVGVVNPILASPPALGLLEPKKEKEEEELFPESERPEMLSEQEHMSISGSSARHMVMQKLLRKQESTVMVLRNMVDPKDIDDDLEGEVTEECGKFGAVNRVIIYQEKQGEEEDAEIIVKIFVEFSMAAETHKAIQALNGRWFAGRKVVAEVYDQERFDNSDLSA; from the exons ATGGCGACGGCGACCATAGCTCTC GGCCCTGATGCCATCAAGCTAGAGAATGGGCAGAGCACAGCCGCAAAGCTGGGGCTGCCCCCCCTGACGCCTGAGCAGCAGGAGGCCCtccagaag GCCAAGAAGTATGCCATGGAGCAGAGCATCAAGAGTGTTCTGGTCAAGCAGACCATCGCCCACCAGCAACAGCAGCTCACCAACCTACAG atggcagcagtgACAATGGGCTTTGGAGATCCTCTCTCGCCTTTGCAATCG ATGGCGGCGCAGCGACAGCGGGCCCTGGCCATCATGTGCCGTGTCTACGTGGGCTCCATCTACTATGAACTGGGAGAGGACACCATCCGCCAGGCCTTTGCACCCTTTGGCCCCATCAAGAGCATCGACATGTCCTGGGACTCCGTCACCATGAAGCACAAG GGCTTTGCATTTGTGGAGTACGAGGTCCCTGAAGCTGCGCAGCTGGCCCTTGAACAGATGAACTCAGTCATGTTGGGTGGCAGGAACATCAAG GTGGGCAGGCCCAGCAACATTGGGCAGGCCCAGCCCATCATCGACCAGCTGGCTGAGGAGGCACGGGCCTTCAACCGGATCTACGTGGCCTCTGTGCACCAGGACCTCTCGGACGACGATATTAAGAGTGTGTTTGAGGCCTTTGGCAAGATCAAATCATGCACACTGGCCCGTGACCCCACCACCGGCAAGCACAAGGGCTACGGCTTCATCG AGTACGAGAAGGCCCAGTCCTCCCAGGACGCTGTCTCATCTATGAACCTCTTTGACTTGGGGGGCCAGTACTTGCGGGTGGGCAAGGCTGTCACCCCCCCAATGCCCCTGCTCACGCCAGCCACACCAGGAGGCCTcccacctgctgctgctgtggcagCCGCAGCGGCCACAGCCAAGATTACTGCGCAG GAAGCAGTGGCTGGAGCCGCAGTGCTGGGCACACTGGCCACACCAGGATTAGTGTCACCTGCTCTGACGTTGGCCCAGCCCCTGGGTGCTCTGCCTCAGGCCGTCATGGCTGCCCAGGCCCCTGGTGTCATCACAG GTGTGACCCCAGCCCGTCCCCCCATCCCGGTCACCATCCCCTCTGTGGGGGTGGTGAACCCCATCCTGGCCAGTCCCCCTGCGCTGGGTCTCCTGGAGCccaagaaggaaaaggaggaggaggagctctTCCCCGAGTCGGAGCGGCCCGAGATGCTGAGCGAGCAGGAGCACATGAGCATCTCCGGCAGCAGCGCCCGCCATATGGTCATGCAGAAGCTGCTCCGCAAGCAGGAG TCCACCGTGATGGTTCTTCGCAACATGGTGGACCCCAAGGACATTGACGACGACCTGGAGGGGGAGGTCACGGAAGAGTGTGGCAAGTTCGGGGCTGTCAACCGCGTCATCATCTACCAAGAGAAGCAGGGCGAGGAGGAGGATGCAGAGATCATCGTTAAGATCTTCGTGGAGTTCTCTATGGCCGCCGAAACCCACAAGGCCATCCAGGCCCTCAACGGGCGCTGGTTCGCTGGCCGCAAGGTGGTGGCTGAAGTGTACGACCAAGAGCGTTTTGATAACAGTGACCTCTCGGCGTGA
- the PUF60 gene encoding poly(U)-binding-splicing factor PUF60 isoform X5, which yields MATATIALGPDAIKLENGQSTAAKLGLPPLTPEQQEALQKAKKYAMEQSIKSVLVKQTIAHQQQQLTNLQMAAQRQRALAIMCRVYVGSIYYELGEDTIRQAFAPFGPIKSIDMSWDSVTMKHKGFAFVEYEVPEAAQLALEQMNSVMLGGRNIKVGRPSNIGQAQPIIDQLAEEARAFNRIYVASVHQDLSDDDIKSVFEAFGKIKSCTLARDPTTGKHKGYGFIEYEKAQSSQDAVSSMNLFDLGGQYLRVGKAVTPPMPLLTPATPGGLPPAAAVAAAAATAKITAQEAVAGAAVLGTLATPGLVSPALTLAQPLGALPQAVMAAQAPGVITGVTPARPPIPVTIPSVGVVNPILASPPALGLLEPKKEKEEEELFPESERPEMLSEQEHMSISGSSARHMVMQKLLRKQESTVMVLRNMVDPKDIDDDLEGEVTEECGKFGAVNRVIIYQEKQGEEEDAEIIVKIFVEFSMAAETHKAIQALNGRWFAGRKVVAEVYDQERFDNSDLSA from the exons ATGGCGACGGCGACCATAGCTCTC GGCCCTGATGCCATCAAGCTAGAGAATGGGCAGAGCACAGCCGCAAAGCTGGGGCTGCCCCCCCTGACGCCTGAGCAGCAGGAGGCCCtccagaag GCCAAGAAGTATGCCATGGAGCAGAGCATCAAGAGTGTTCTGGTCAAGCAGACCATCGCCCACCAGCAACAGCAGCTCACCAACCTACAG ATGGCGGCGCAGCGACAGCGGGCCCTGGCCATCATGTGCCGTGTCTACGTGGGCTCCATCTACTATGAACTGGGAGAGGACACCATCCGCCAGGCCTTTGCACCCTTTGGCCCCATCAAGAGCATCGACATGTCCTGGGACTCCGTCACCATGAAGCACAAG GGCTTTGCATTTGTGGAGTACGAGGTCCCTGAAGCTGCGCAGCTGGCCCTTGAACAGATGAACTCAGTCATGTTGGGTGGCAGGAACATCAAG GTGGGCAGGCCCAGCAACATTGGGCAGGCCCAGCCCATCATCGACCAGCTGGCTGAGGAGGCACGGGCCTTCAACCGGATCTACGTGGCCTCTGTGCACCAGGACCTCTCGGACGACGATATTAAGAGTGTGTTTGAGGCCTTTGGCAAGATCAAATCATGCACACTGGCCCGTGACCCCACCACCGGCAAGCACAAGGGCTACGGCTTCATCG AGTACGAGAAGGCCCAGTCCTCCCAGGACGCTGTCTCATCTATGAACCTCTTTGACTTGGGGGGCCAGTACTTGCGGGTGGGCAAGGCTGTCACCCCCCCAATGCCCCTGCTCACGCCAGCCACACCAGGAGGCCTcccacctgctgctgctgtggcagCCGCAGCGGCCACAGCCAAGATTACTGCGCAG GAAGCAGTGGCTGGAGCCGCAGTGCTGGGCACACTGGCCACACCAGGATTAGTGTCACCTGCTCTGACGTTGGCCCAGCCCCTGGGTGCTCTGCCTCAGGCCGTCATGGCTGCCCAGGCCCCTGGTGTCATCACAG GTGTGACCCCAGCCCGTCCCCCCATCCCGGTCACCATCCCCTCTGTGGGGGTGGTGAACCCCATCCTGGCCAGTCCCCCTGCGCTGGGTCTCCTGGAGCccaagaaggaaaaggaggaggaggagctctTCCCCGAGTCGGAGCGGCCCGAGATGCTGAGCGAGCAGGAGCACATGAGCATCTCCGGCAGCAGCGCCCGCCATATGGTCATGCAGAAGCTGCTCCGCAAGCAGGAG TCCACCGTGATGGTTCTTCGCAACATGGTGGACCCCAAGGACATTGACGACGACCTGGAGGGGGAGGTCACGGAAGAGTGTGGCAAGTTCGGGGCTGTCAACCGCGTCATCATCTACCAAGAGAAGCAGGGCGAGGAGGAGGATGCAGAGATCATCGTTAAGATCTTCGTGGAGTTCTCTATGGCCGCCGAAACCCACAAGGCCATCCAGGCCCTCAACGGGCGCTGGTTCGCTGGCCGCAAGGTGGTGGCTGAAGTGTACGACCAAGAGCGTTTTGATAACAGTGACCTCTCGGCGTGA
- the PUF60 gene encoding poly(U)-binding-splicing factor PUF60 isoform X2, which yields MATATIALVNGQPGGGSEPAAAAVVAAGDKWKPPQGPDAIKLENGQSTAAKLGLPPLTPEQQEALQKAKKYAMEQSIKSVLVKQTIAHQQQQLTNLQMAAVTMGFGDPLSPLQSMAAQRQRALAIMCRVYVGSIYYELGEDTIRQAFAPFGPIKSIDMSWDSVTMKHKGFAFVEYEVPEAAQLALEQMNSVMLGGRNIKVGRPSNIGQAQPIIDQLAEEARAFNRIYVASVHQDLSDDDIKSVFEAFGKIKSCTLARDPTTGKHKGYGFIEYEKAQSSQDAVSSMNLFDLGGQYLRVGKAVTPPMPLLTPATPGGLPPAAAVAAAAATAKITAQEAVAGAAVLGTLATPGLVSPALTLAQPLGALPQAVMAAQAPGVITGVTPARPPIPVTIPSVGVVNPILASPPALGLLEPKKEKEEEELFPESERPEMLSEQEHMSISGSSARHMVMQKLLRKQESTVMVLRNMVDPKDIDDDLEGEVTEECGKFGAVNRVIIYQEKQGEEEDAEIIVKIFVEFSMAAETHKAIQALNGRWFAGRKVVAEVYDQERFDNSDLSA from the exons ATGGCGACGGCGACCATAGCTCTC GTCAACGGCCAGCCCGGAGGGGGGTCGGAGCCAGCGGCAGCGGCAGTGGTGGCAGCTGGAGACAAGTGGAAGCCTCCACAG GGCCCTGATGCCATCAAGCTAGAGAATGGGCAGAGCACAGCCGCAAAGCTGGGGCTGCCCCCCCTGACGCCTGAGCAGCAGGAGGCCCtccagaag GCCAAGAAGTATGCCATGGAGCAGAGCATCAAGAGTGTTCTGGTCAAGCAGACCATCGCCCACCAGCAACAGCAGCTCACCAACCTACAG atggcagcagtgACAATGGGCTTTGGAGATCCTCTCTCGCCTTTGCAATCG ATGGCGGCGCAGCGACAGCGGGCCCTGGCCATCATGTGCCGTGTCTACGTGGGCTCCATCTACTATGAACTGGGAGAGGACACCATCCGCCAGGCCTTTGCACCCTTTGGCCCCATCAAGAGCATCGACATGTCCTGGGACTCCGTCACCATGAAGCACAAG GGCTTTGCATTTGTGGAGTACGAGGTCCCTGAAGCTGCGCAGCTGGCCCTTGAACAGATGAACTCAGTCATGTTGGGTGGCAGGAACATCAAG GTGGGCAGGCCCAGCAACATTGGGCAGGCCCAGCCCATCATCGACCAGCTGGCTGAGGAGGCACGGGCCTTCAACCGGATCTACGTGGCCTCTGTGCACCAGGACCTCTCGGACGACGATATTAAGAGTGTGTTTGAGGCCTTTGGCAAGATCAAATCATGCACACTGGCCCGTGACCCCACCACCGGCAAGCACAAGGGCTACGGCTTCATCG AGTACGAGAAGGCCCAGTCCTCCCAGGACGCTGTCTCATCTATGAACCTCTTTGACTTGGGGGGCCAGTACTTGCGGGTGGGCAAGGCTGTCACCCCCCCAATGCCCCTGCTCACGCCAGCCACACCAGGAGGCCTcccacctgctgctgctgtggcagCCGCAGCGGCCACAGCCAAGATTACTGCGCAG GAAGCAGTGGCTGGAGCCGCAGTGCTGGGCACACTGGCCACACCAGGATTAGTGTCACCTGCTCTGACGTTGGCCCAGCCCCTGGGTGCTCTGCCTCAGGCCGTCATGGCTGCCCAGGCCCCTGGTGTCATCACAG GTGTGACCCCAGCCCGTCCCCCCATCCCGGTCACCATCCCCTCTGTGGGGGTGGTGAACCCCATCCTGGCCAGTCCCCCTGCGCTGGGTCTCCTGGAGCccaagaaggaaaaggaggaggaggagctctTCCCCGAGTCGGAGCGGCCCGAGATGCTGAGCGAGCAGGAGCACATGAGCATCTCCGGCAGCAGCGCCCGCCATATGGTCATGCAGAAGCTGCTCCGCAAGCAGGAG TCCACCGTGATGGTTCTTCGCAACATGGTGGACCCCAAGGACATTGACGACGACCTGGAGGGGGAGGTCACGGAAGAGTGTGGCAAGTTCGGGGCTGTCAACCGCGTCATCATCTACCAAGAGAAGCAGGGCGAGGAGGAGGATGCAGAGATCATCGTTAAGATCTTCGTGGAGTTCTCTATGGCCGCCGAAACCCACAAGGCCATCCAGGCCCTCAACGGGCGCTGGTTCGCTGGCCGCAAGGTGGTGGCTGAAGTGTACGACCAAGAGCGTTTTGATAACAGTGACCTCTCGGCGTGA
- the PUF60 gene encoding poly(U)-binding-splicing factor PUF60 isoform X6 produces the protein MATATIALQVNGQPGGGSEPAAAAVVAAGDKWKPPQGPDAIKLENGQSTAAKLGLPPLTPEQQEALQKAKKYAMEQSIKSVLVKQTIAHQQQQLTNLQMAAQRQRALAIMCRVYVGSIYYELGEDTIRQAFAPFGPIKSIDMSWDSVTMKHKGFAFVEYEVPEAAQLALEQMNSVMLGGRNIKVGRPSNIGQAQPIIDQLAEEARAFNRIYVASVHQDLSDDDIKSVFEAFGKIKSCTLARDPTTGKHKGYGFIEYEKAQSSQDAVSSMNLFDLGGQYLRVGKAVTPPMPLLTPATPGGLPPAAAVAAAAATAKITAQEAVAGAAVLGTLATPGLVSPALTLAQPLGALPQAVMAAQAPGVITGVTPARPPIPVTIPSVGVVNPILASPPALGLLEPKKEKEEEELFPESERPEMLSEQEHMSISGSSARHMVMQKLLRKQESTVMVLRNMVDPKDIDDDLEGEVTEECGKFGAVNRVIIYQEKQGEEEDAEIIVKIFVEFSMAAETHKAIQALNGRWFAGRKVVAEVYDQERFDNSDLSA, from the exons ATGGCGACGGCGACCATAGCTCTC CAGGTCAACGGCCAGCCCGGAGGGGGGTCGGAGCCAGCGGCAGCGGCAGTGGTGGCAGCTGGAGACAAGTGGAAGCCTCCACAG GGCCCTGATGCCATCAAGCTAGAGAATGGGCAGAGCACAGCCGCAAAGCTGGGGCTGCCCCCCCTGACGCCTGAGCAGCAGGAGGCCCtccagaag GCCAAGAAGTATGCCATGGAGCAGAGCATCAAGAGTGTTCTGGTCAAGCAGACCATCGCCCACCAGCAACAGCAGCTCACCAACCTACAG ATGGCGGCGCAGCGACAGCGGGCCCTGGCCATCATGTGCCGTGTCTACGTGGGCTCCATCTACTATGAACTGGGAGAGGACACCATCCGCCAGGCCTTTGCACCCTTTGGCCCCATCAAGAGCATCGACATGTCCTGGGACTCCGTCACCATGAAGCACAAG GGCTTTGCATTTGTGGAGTACGAGGTCCCTGAAGCTGCGCAGCTGGCCCTTGAACAGATGAACTCAGTCATGTTGGGTGGCAGGAACATCAAG GTGGGCAGGCCCAGCAACATTGGGCAGGCCCAGCCCATCATCGACCAGCTGGCTGAGGAGGCACGGGCCTTCAACCGGATCTACGTGGCCTCTGTGCACCAGGACCTCTCGGACGACGATATTAAGAGTGTGTTTGAGGCCTTTGGCAAGATCAAATCATGCACACTGGCCCGTGACCCCACCACCGGCAAGCACAAGGGCTACGGCTTCATCG AGTACGAGAAGGCCCAGTCCTCCCAGGACGCTGTCTCATCTATGAACCTCTTTGACTTGGGGGGCCAGTACTTGCGGGTGGGCAAGGCTGTCACCCCCCCAATGCCCCTGCTCACGCCAGCCACACCAGGAGGCCTcccacctgctgctgctgtggcagCCGCAGCGGCCACAGCCAAGATTACTGCGCAG GAAGCAGTGGCTGGAGCCGCAGTGCTGGGCACACTGGCCACACCAGGATTAGTGTCACCTGCTCTGACGTTGGCCCAGCCCCTGGGTGCTCTGCCTCAGGCCGTCATGGCTGCCCAGGCCCCTGGTGTCATCACAG GTGTGACCCCAGCCCGTCCCCCCATCCCGGTCACCATCCCCTCTGTGGGGGTGGTGAACCCCATCCTGGCCAGTCCCCCTGCGCTGGGTCTCCTGGAGCccaagaaggaaaaggaggaggaggagctctTCCCCGAGTCGGAGCGGCCCGAGATGCTGAGCGAGCAGGAGCACATGAGCATCTCCGGCAGCAGCGCCCGCCATATGGTCATGCAGAAGCTGCTCCGCAAGCAGGAG TCCACCGTGATGGTTCTTCGCAACATGGTGGACCCCAAGGACATTGACGACGACCTGGAGGGGGAGGTCACGGAAGAGTGTGGCAAGTTCGGGGCTGTCAACCGCGTCATCATCTACCAAGAGAAGCAGGGCGAGGAGGAGGATGCAGAGATCATCGTTAAGATCTTCGTGGAGTTCTCTATGGCCGCCGAAACCCACAAGGCCATCCAGGCCCTCAACGGGCGCTGGTTCGCTGGCCGCAAGGTGGTGGCTGAAGTGTACGACCAAGAGCGTTTTGATAACAGTGACCTCTCGGCGTGA